In a genomic window of Melanotaenia boesemani isolate fMelBoe1 chromosome 1, fMelBoe1.pri, whole genome shotgun sequence:
- the nav2a gene encoding neuron navigator 2 isoform X3: MKLSVQLGGFLQLPGSHGNPGTLTSWDDSSSVSSGISDNIDTDDINTSSSISSYANTPAAQRKGLSTQPVTDAEKHSASTAVHQAWTGDEVKRPNGGSDSGVRMDSGSKWSRRNPSDISDESDKGGSGRKTTSVSHTGSWRRGMSTQVGVTSPRTKSTSSTGSTGSVGIKSHSSGKTDDVKVSEKGRLSPRSNGLQRSPSDAGRSSGDEVKKQPATTSRTPTTSTLTHTVSDPHSQTHILASRTPTSTFGFKKQGQGIITMVTASGATITSGSATLGKMPKSGTRSLSGGLKSGGQDGGSGMGHHDDGFLPMSARSTLQYRSLPRPSRSGAAARNGNRSSTSSIEAAVLSVTSHGKNSVSIAKPNGGLLANQTDREKGVSETDNLRSGVTMQSGGAATVPLTGRQQVSSPTLRRLFGGKPSKQAPITTTENMKNSTVISNPHATMNHVATVLECPDGGLGGGDSETSSPLFGGRALGSGTGTLGSEQASSPGSVYSSTGPSNSLTWGTTFSSSSVPSRESTLGGHGGAGSVGFPSVSSMHTSSESIDMSLGSAGGGAGHGTHREDTLSALGRTGSVKTGMSESPLSSPSASPIFSRNTLPRRQDSGPHCGRNTLPKKGFRYGPSPQLRGHEEARDWLRSHSTSGLQESASNSPFSPGSSLTSPSGTRFNFGQLASSPTSAAQINLAGMRNNSLTNQDAPFDPCTDNRLRNSCMSLDEKTRTMSRSGSFRDGFEEVHGSSLSLVSSTSSIYSTNEEKSQSEIRKLRRELDASQEKVSALTTQLTANAHLVAAFEQSLGNMTIRLKSLTLTAEQKDSELNELRKTIELLKKQNAVAQAAINGVINTPELVPKGDRTAGSNSSPQQNQQPDLRIRRQHSSDSVSSVASATSHSSVGSNMDADAKNKKKNKKNWLRSSFKQAFTKKKSPKSASSHSDIEEMTDSSLPSSPKLPHNGTSAPTHMLRNTHSNTLLSECLDSEAETVMQLRSELREKEMKLTDIRLEALSSAHQLDQLREAMNRMQLEIEKLKSENDRLKLENQGSRTGSQASISSSPPPHTHSQTPGPGLSQHSLNLATSESTSLDMLLDDTGGEGGMRKEGRHVKIVVNLDEDSKWGEESRPRHFLIGCIGVSGKTKWDVLDGVVRRLFKEYITHVDPVTQLGLSTDSVQGYNIGEIHRPSSPSTASTPELLPCGYLVGDNTINIQLKGASSESVDSFVFETLIPKPMLQRYVSLLKEHRRVILSGPSGTGKTYLANQLSRHLLLLEGRPLTPNAIVTFNVDHKSSKELRQYLSGLAEQCSSVSGADSPLVVILDNLHHISSLGEIFNGLFNCNYQHCPYIIGTMSQATSSAPNLQLHHNFRWVLCANHTEPVKGFLGRYLRRKLIEMEIGSRTRNVELVKIIDWIPRVWHHLNRFLETHSSSDVTIGPRLFLACPMDVEGCRVWFTDLWNYSIIPYMLEAVREGLQLYGRRAAWEDPAAWVIDTYPWSSTPLPGDWPPLLQLRPEDVGFDGYSAPREGVRKEPPQSDSDADPLMNMLMRLKEAATSSSPQSYDSDSNSNSHHDDILDSSLESTL, encoded by the exons ATGAAGCTTTCTGTCCAGCTTGGCGGTTTCCTGCAGCTCCCTGGTTCCCACGGCAACCCAGGCACCCTGACCAG CTGGGACGACAGCAGCTCTGTGAGCAGTGGCATCAGTGACAACATCGACACAGATGACATCAACACCAGCTCTTCCATCTCCTCATATGCAAACACTCCTGCAGCACAGCGCAAAGGCCTCAGTACACAG CCTGTGACGGATGCAGAGAAGCACTCTGCCTCCACAGCAGTTCACCAAGCTTGGACAGGAGACGAGGTGAAGAGGCCAAACGGGGGGTCGGACAGCGGGGTCAGAATGGATTCAGGCTCCAAATGGAGCCGCAGGAACCCCTCTGATATCTCAGATGAGTCTGACAAGGGAGGCTCAGGGAGGAAGACCACCTCAGTGTCCCACACGGGGTCCTGGAGAAGAGGAATGAGCACTCAGGTGGGGGTGACGTCACCCCGGACTAAAAGCACCAGTAGCACAGGCTCCACAGGTTCGGTGGGCATTAAGAGCCACAGTTCAG gtaAAACCGATGACGTTAAGGTTTCAGAAAAGGGACGACTTTCTCCCCGTTCCAATGGCCTTCAGCGCTCGCCTTCAGATGCTGGACGCAGCAGTGGCGATGAGGTGAAAAAACAGCCAGCCACCACCAGCCGTACGCCAACTACCagcacacttacacacactgtCTCAGATCCACATTCGCAGACTCACATATTAGCTTCACGCACCCCAACCAGCACCTTTGGCTTCAAAAAGCAAGGCCAAGGGATAATAACCATGGTTACTGCCAGCGGCGCTACCATCACCAGTGGCTCAGCCACCCTGGGGAAGATGCCGAAATCTGGGACTCGCTCACTATCAGGGGGCTTGAAGTCTGGTGGGCAGGATGGGGGCTCAGGAATGGGTCACCATGACGATGGCTTCCTCCCCATGAGTGCCCGCTCCACACTGCAGTACCGCAGCCTGCCAAGGCCAAGTCGATCAGGAGCAGCTGCCCGCAATGGAAACCGCTCTTCTACCAGCAGCATTGAGGCTGCTGTGCTCTCCGTCACCTCTCACGGGAAAAACTCTGTCAGCATCGCCAAGCCCAATGGAGGCCTGCTAGCCAATCAAACGGACCGAGAGAAGGGTGTTTCTGAGACTGACAACCTCAGGAGCGGAGTCACGATGCagagtggaggagcagcgactgtTCCTCTGACAGGAAGACAGCAGGTCTCTTCACCTACACTGCGCag GTTATTTGGTGGGAAGCCCAGTAAACAGGCTCCAATCACCACGactgaaaacatgaagaatTCGACAGTCATCTCCAATCCACATGCTACCATGAACCATGTTGCTACAGTGCTGGAGTGTCCTGATGGAGGGCTGGGAGGCGGGGACAGCGAGACCAGCAGCCCCCTGTTTGGAGGTCGAGCCCTGGGATCAGGAACAGGGACGCTCGGTAGTGAACAG GCCTCCAGTCCAGGTTCAGTCTACTCTTCCACCGGCCCGTCCAACAGTCTGACGTGGGGGACCACTTTCAGCAGCTCCTCAGTCCCTAGCAGAGAGAGTACGCTGGGTGGACACGGGGGGGCAGGCAGCGTGGGCTTCCCTTCTGTCAGCAGCATGCACACCAGCAGTGAGTCCATCGACATGAGTCTGGGCAGCGCTGGAGGTGGTGCCGGCCATGGGACCCACAGGGAGGACACCCTATCTGCTCTGGGTCGCACCGGCAGTGTCAAGACCGGCATGTCTGAGAG tcccctctcctccccctctgCTAGCCCTATATTCAGCCGAAACACTCTTCCTCGGAGGCAGGACAG CGGACCACACTGTGGTAGAAACACTCTGCCTAAGAAAGGATTCAG GTATGGTCCATCGCCACAGCTGCGGGGCCACGAGGAGGCCCGTGATTGGCTGCGCTCCCACTCCACCAGCGGGCTGCAGGAGTCAGCCAGCAACTCCCCATTCTCTCCTGGATCCAGCCTCACCTCCCCCTCTGGTACTCGCTTCAACTTCGGACAGCTGG CATCCAGCCCGACTTCTGCAGCTCAAATAAATCTAGCTGGTATGCGCAATAACAGCCTGACCAATCAGGACGCCCCTTTCGACCCTTGCACCGACAACCGCCTGAGAAACTCCTGCATGTCGCTTGATGAGAAGACTCGCACCATGAGCCGATCAGGATCCTTCAGAGACGGCTTTGAGGAAG TTCATGGATCGTCCCTGTCTCTGGTGTCCAGCACTTCCTCCATTTACTCCACG AATGAAGAGAAATCTCAGTCGGAG aTTCGTAAGCTGCGTCGGGAGCTGGACGCCTCCCAGGAAAAGGTTTCCGCCCTCACGACACAGCTGACTGCCAAT GCTCACCTGGTGGCAGCATTTGAGCAGAGTCTGGGCAACATGACCATTAGACTGAAAAGTCTCACCCTGACAGCAGAGCAGAAG GATTCTGAGTTGAATGAACTCAGGAAAACCATCGAGCTCCTGAAGAAGCAGAACGCTGTTGCTCAGGCTGCCATTAATGGAGTTATAAACACGCCTGAACTCGTGCCTAAAGGAGACCGGACAG CTGGAAGTAACAGCAGTCCGCAGCAGAATCAACAGCCTGACCTGCGCATCAGGCGCCAGCACTCGTCTGACAGCGTCAGCAGCGTTGCCAGCGCGACCAGCCACTCCAGTGTAGGCTCCAACATGGATGCTGAtgcaaaaaacaagaagaagaacaagaaaaactgG CTGCGAAGCTCCTTCAAACAAGCATTCACCAAGAAGAAATCTCCCAAATCGGCCTCTTCTCACTCGGATATTGAGGAGATGACAGACTCGTCGTTGCCATCCTCCCCTAAACTGCCTCACAATGGCACCTCAGCCCCCACCCACATGCTCAGGAATACACACTCCAATACGTT ATTGTCAGAGTGTTTGGACAGTGAGGCGGAGACAGTGATGCAGCTACGGAGTGAGCTCAGGGAAAAGGAAATGAAGCTGACTGATATCCGCCTGGAGGCTCTTAGCTCTGCGCATCAGCTGGACCAGCTCCGGGAGGCCATGAACCGCATGCAG CTGGAGATCGAGAAGCTGAAGTCAGAAAATGACCGTCTGAAATTGGAGAATCAGGGCAGCAGGACAGGCTCCCAGGCCTCCATCTCATCCTCTCctccccctcacacacacagccagaCCCCTGGCCCAGGACTCTCACAGCACAGCCTCAACCTCGCCACCAGCGAGTCTACAAGCCTCG ACATGTTGCTGGATGACACCGGTGGCGAGGGTGGGATGAGGAAGGAGGGACGACACGTGAAGATTGTTGTCAATCTAGATGAGGACAGCAAATGGGGAGAG GAGAGCCGCCCTCGTCAttttctgattggctgcattGGCGTGAGTGGTAAAACTAAGTGGGACGTCCTGGATGGGGTGGTGCGAAGACTGTTCAAG GAGTACATCACTCATGTGGACCCGGTGACTCAACTGGGCTTGAGCACAGACAGCGTGCAGGGTTACAACATCGGTGAAATTCATCGCCCGAGCAGCCCCAGCACGGCCAGCACACCTGAGCTGCTGCCTTGTGGATACCTGGTGGGCGACAACACCATCAACATCCAGCTGAAAG GAGCCAGCAGTGAAAGTGTGGATTCGTTTGTGTTTGAAACGCTGATTCCGAAGCCGATGCTTCAGCGCTACGTCTCCCTGCTGAAGGAACACAGACGAGTCATCCTGTCGGGGCCAAGCGGCACAGGAAAAACCTACCTGGCCAACCAGCTGTCCcgacacctgctgctgctggagggcCGACCTCTGACCCCAAACGCCATCGTCACTTTCAATGTGGACCACAAGTCCAGCAAA GAGCTGCGTCAGTACCTGTCAGGTTTGGCAGAGCAGTGCAGCAGTGTCTCAGGTGCAGACAGCCCCCTGGTGGTCATTCTGGACAACCTACACCACATCAGCTCCCTGGGAGAAATTTTCAATGGACTCTTCAACTGCAACTACCAGCACTG CCCTTATATCATCGGCACCATGAGCCAAGCCACATCATCTGCCCCCAACCTGCAACTTCACCACAACTTCAG GTGGGTGCTGTGTGCCAACCACACGGAGCCAGTGAAAGGGTTCCTTGGTCGCTACCTGAGGAGGAAGCTCATTGAGATGGAGATTGGTAGCCGAACACGCAACGTGGAATTGGTGAAGATTATCGACTGGATCCCGCGGGTTTGGCACCACCTCAACCGCTTCCTGGAGACTCACAGCTCCTCTGACGTCACCATCG GACCTCGTCTTTTTCTGGCATGTCCAATGGATGTGGAGGGATGCAGGGTTTGGTTCACTGATCTCTGGAATTACTCCATCATCCCCTATATGTTGGAGGCTGTACGCGAGGGACTGCAG CTGTATGGCCGCAGGGCTGCATGGGAGGACCCAGCAGCCTGGGTGATCGACACCTACCCGTGGTCATCAACTCCCCTTCCAGGTGACTGGCCCCCACTGCTGCAGCTCCGCCCGGAAGACGTGGGATTCGATGGCTATTCTGCCCCAAGAGAGGGAGTCAGGAAGGAGCCGCCACAGAGCGACAGTGACGCAGACCCGCTG ATGAACATGCTGATGCGTCTGAAGGAAGCAGCAACGTCATCAAGCCCACAGAGCTACGACAGCGATTCCAACAGCAACAGTCACCATGACGACATCCTGGACTCATCCTTGGAGTCTACTTTGTGA